From Chryseotalea sp. WA131a:
TGGTCACGGGCATGCCCATCAAAATCGGGTCGATGCCCAAGTTGGTGGCAATACCAAATACTACGGGCAAAAAAATCTGAACGAGGGCTACATTGCTCATTAGTTCTGTAATGAAAACAGATGCGGTGATCAATCCAAACAACAACCAATTGGTAGAAGGACTGTTCGCGGCAATCTTCGCTCCCACCGCCTGAATGATGCCAGCGTTTGAAAGCCCTTGCGCCAAGCACAATCCTCCGCCAAACAAAATCAAAATACCCCACGCCATTTTTTCGGTATCACTCCACGTTAATAGAAACCGAATGTTCTTTACATCGATTGGAATGATGAACATCAACAATCCGCCCATCATGGCCACATTGGTATCGTTGAGCATTTCTTTTTTGAGTAACAGGTTAAGTGGTTGCTGAAATATCCACAGCAAACAAGTGATAGAAAAAATCACCATCACTAATTTTTCTTCTTTGCGCAGAACTCCCAGTTCTTTAAGTTTTGATTTTATCAGTTCATCGCTCCCGCGTACTTTCTCGATTCCATTTTTGAATAAAAGTGAAGTGATGATGAAATACATGGCAATCAGAAGTACCACCATAATGGGCACACCCACCAGCATCCATTTTCCGAAATCAAGTTTTTGATGATAGAACTGATCGAGCAAACCCGCAAACACAACATTGGGTGGCGTGCCGATGATGGTGCCGATACCTCCAATGCTAGAAGAATAACCCACAATCAACATCAAACCAATGGCAAAATTGCGTTCTCCCTTCGGTAAATTTTCATGTGAGGCAGAAGGATCGCTCTTTAAAAGATTAATCACTGAAAGAGCTATCGGTAGCATCATCATGGCGGTGGCGGTATTGCTAATCCACATACTAATGAAAGACGTAGAAATCATGAAGCCCAAAATGATTCCGTTACCGGAAGTACCAGTAATTTTTATGAGATTGAGTGCGATGCGTTCGTGCAGTCGATGCTTCTCTAACCCCAACGCAATCATAAAACCACCCATGAACAAAAACACAATGGGGTTGGCATACGGTGCTGCGGCCTCGCTCATTTTCATTACGCCCATGAACGGAAACAATACCAATGGAAGCAACGCAGCGATGGCAATCGGCACGGATTCCGTCATCCACCAGATAATGATCCATGCTGCTAAGGCCAGTACTTTTCCGGCTGATGGAGAGATGAAGGATTCACTGATGGTATCGATTAGGATAAAAAAAATAATGGGGCCGGCCAGAAAACCCGTTAATTTTTGCCAATCTGTTTTCGATTCAGTCATGTATCATTTTTTTTACCGCAAAGCTCTCAGAGTTTAGCGGAAGTTTCTCTCCAAACAAAAAAGCGAAGGTTACCCCTCGCTTTCATAACGTGTATTCGAAGATCATCCTTGTTGTTGTCCTCCACCACCTTCACCCTTGGGATTAGCCGGCTTTACTACAATGGTGCGACCATCCAATTCAGTTTCATTCAATGCTGCAATGGCGGCTTGGGCTTCGGCATCTGTGGCCATTTCCACAAAACCAAATCCTTTTGAACGGCCCGTATCGCGATCTTTTACAATTTTGGCAGACGTAACCTGACCAAACTTGGCAAAGGCCGCCTCGAGATCTTCACGCCTTGTCTTAAAGTTTAAGCGAGCAACAAATATGTTCATAGTACTTAAGTAATTAGTGAATACTAAACATGGTTGTTTGAACCACTACAAAATAGGAAATTATTCTGAACAATTTCAAGTGATATTTTTTAGTTGAACTTTTTTCATCGTGTTATTTAATATTTACAGTTAACTTGATGAAAAATCAATTCCATGGAAAAATTAGAACACATTGGCATAGCTGTAAAAAACCTGAACGAAGCCAACAAGGTATTTGCCACTCTGCTGGGCAAGCCTCATTATAAAATCGAAGAAGTGGCCAGCGAAGGTGTGCGTACTTCTTTTTTTGACGTAGGCGGTTTAAAAATTGAACTATTGGAGGCCACGCGTGCCGATTCGCCCGTGGCAAAGTTTATTGAAAAAAGAGGCGAAGGAATTCACCATTTAGCGTTTGCAGTCGATAACCTAGAAGCCTGTATGGCCGATGTATCGGAAAAAGGTTTTCGTCTGCTCGCGGATAAACCCAAAGACGGTGCCGACAACAAACGAATTGTCTTTCTTCACCCAAAAAGTACCAGCGGAATGCTGGTGGAAATGTGTGAGGAGAAAAAATACCAATAATCCTTTACCATTATCGGAATTGAAAAACGATTGGCAGAATCAATCTTGTAGAAACGTTTTTGCCATTATATTTTCCTGGAATCCAATTCCCTTTTGTTGAAAAGAGGGACTTTAATATTCGTTTCTCTGTCGCTTTGTCAAGGGTAACCAAAAACTGAGGATCTTCTATTTCACCTTGGCTTGTTATAATAAACCGAACAAAAACTTTCCCGTGCATACCTTTTAGACGTGTAATAAACGGATAGGTGAGATCTTCTTGCAGAAATTCATATAGTTTTTTATATCCACCTTTGTAAGAGGCAGTATCCTCTGGAAAATAATAAATTCCGTTTTCTGCAATTCTGTTTCCGTCTTCATAAAGTTTCAACTCAGGCTTTTCAGAACTCTTCATTTTCTCGATCCAATCTGCTTCACGAACATAACAGAGGCATTTCCCTTCAAAGAAATTACCTTCTATAGAAAATGAAATTTTTTGAAATGAATCGATAAGATTTGCTTTATCTATCTCACGCCCTGTGCTATCCCAATACTGCCATTTACCTACTCTAGCATCTTTTACTAGTGAACCCGAGGCCATTCTAGTGCCATTTGAGTAATAATAAATAAACTCACCATCCTTTATACGTCCATTTTTTGACTTGGCAATTCCAGTAGTAAATAGCTGACCATTTTTGTAGTAATCAGAGATTAAGTAGGTAAACCTCTTTTGTGGATTATCTTTTGAAATCCGTTTGATCGTATAGTCATTCTCAGAAAGAAAATTTTCACATAGACCCAGATAAAAAAATCTTTCTTGACCAAATAACCTGGAATGAAGGGTTAGAAAAATGAAAAGGAGGACATACTTCATGGACGTCAAAATTCTGTATTTCTTCATGTTCAATTTCATTCCATATTCCACTTCAATGAGTAATCCATTATCTTGCAACAAAAACGCCTGGGTAATTCGCTACAGATTTCTGTTTCTGATAAACCAGTTTTCCATTCACCCATACCATTTCAATGCCTGTGGAAAGTGCTGCATGGTTGGTGATGGGTGCATTGTCCAACACCGTAACTGGATCAAATAAAACCAAATCAGCAAAATAGCCGGGCGCAATCAAACCTCGCTGTTTAATTCCCAGTTGCTCGGCTGTCTGGCTGGTCATTTTGCGTACAGCGGTTTCAAGTGGCATCAGCTTTAGGTCGCGCACATACTTTCCTAAGAAGCGTGG
This genomic window contains:
- the mce gene encoding methylmalonyl-CoA epimerase — its product is MEKLEHIGIAVKNLNEANKVFATLLGKPHYKIEEVASEGVRTSFFDVGGLKIELLEATRADSPVAKFIEKRGEGIHHLAFAVDNLEACMADVSEKGFRLLADKPKDGADNKRIVFLHPKSTSGMLVEMCEEKKYQ
- a CDS encoding energy transducer TonB, translated to MLQDNGLLIEVEYGMKLNMKKYRILTSMKYVLLFIFLTLHSRLFGQERFFYLGLCENFLSENDYTIKRISKDNPQKRFTYLISDYYKNGQLFTTGIAKSKNGRIKDGEFIYYYSNGTRMASGSLVKDARVGKWQYWDSTGREIDKANLIDSFQKISFSIEGNFFEGKCLCYVREADWIEKMKSSEKPELKLYEDGNRIAENGIYYFPEDTASYKGGYKKLYEFLQEDLTYPFITRLKGMHGKVFVRFIITSQGEIEDPQFLVTLDKATEKRILKSLFSTKGNWIPGKYNGKNVSTRLILPIVFQFR
- a CDS encoding RNA-binding protein — its product is MNIFVARLNFKTRREDLEAAFAKFGQVTSAKIVKDRDTGRSKGFGFVEMATDAEAQAAIAALNETELDGRTIVVKPANPKGEGGGGQQQG
- a CDS encoding DASS family sodium-coupled anion symporter gives rise to the protein MTESKTDWQKLTGFLAGPIIFFILIDTISESFISPSAGKVLALAAWIIIWWMTESVPIAIAALLPLVLFPFMGVMKMSEAAAPYANPIVFLFMGGFMIALGLEKHRLHERIALNLIKITGTSGNGIILGFMISTSFISMWISNTATAMMMLPIALSVINLLKSDPSASHENLPKGERNFAIGLMLIVGYSSSIGGIGTIIGTPPNVVFAGLLDQFYHQKLDFGKWMLVGVPIMVVLLIAMYFIITSLLFKNGIEKVRGSDELIKSKLKELGVLRKEEKLVMVIFSITCLLWIFQQPLNLLLKKEMLNDTNVAMMGGLLMFIIPIDVKNIRFLLTWSDTEKMAWGILILFGGGLCLAQGLSNAGIIQAVGAKIAANSPSTNWLLFGLITASVFITELMSNVALVQIFLPVVFGIATNLGIDPILMGMPVTMGASMAFMFPVATPPNAIVFSSGHMKVKHMMKAGIWLNLVSIALIYLASITLMRWVYG